GATCGATGCGATGGGGCGTGCGGCGAGCGTCGGCGTCTTCATCGACTAAACCTTGGAATTGGGGGAACAAAGCGCCCGATGTCACCGTTTCGGGCCGTCTCCCTCCGAAGAGCGGGCGACATGACGCTTCCGACATCGACATACCGCATTCAATTCCGCAACGGCATGACGTTCGACCGGGCGATCGAATGTGTGCCGTATTTCAAAGCGCTTGGCATCAGCCATCTCTACGCTTCGCCGATCTTCGCCGCGACGACGGGTTCGACGCATGGCTATGACGTGACTGACGCCAATAAGATCGATCCGGCAATCGGCGGACGGGCGGGTTTTAACCGGTTGAGCAGTGCTTTGAAAGACGCCGGGCTCGGCCTCATCCTCGATATCGTGCCCAACCATATGGCCGCCTCGACGGAAAGCCCCTGGTGGCGGAGCGTGCTGAAGCTTGGGCAGGAAAGCCCCTATGCACGATATTTCGATATCGACTGGAGCGAACGGCTGACCCTGCCCATCCTCGGCAAGCCGTTCGAAGACACCCTGTCGGATGGCGAGCTGCGGCTTGAGCGCGATCCGGAAAATGGCGAACTGGTGCTTGGCTATTGCGACATGCTTTTGCCGTTGAACCCCGGCAGCGCCGAGCTTGTTCCAGCAAGCGCAGATGAGCCGGCGTGGCTTTCGAACGACAAAGAGCTGATCGCTCGCCTGCACGAGGCCCAGCACTGGCGATTGATCCATTGGAAAGAGGCGGCAAGACATCTGAGCTATCGGCGTTTTTTCGAGGTGACGGAGCTGGTCGGTCTGCGCGTCGAGGACGAGCAGGTTTTCGAAGATAGCCACCGGCTCATCCTCGAACTTGTGCGCTCCGGGCAGGTGCAAGGTTTGCGGCTCGACCATATCGACGGCTTGGCAGATCCGAAGCACTACCTGCAAAGACTCCGCGCCGAAGCAGGACCGGAAACCTATATCGTCGTCGAGAAAATCCTCGGTCGCGACGAAAAACTACCCGCAAGCTGGCCGATCGCCGGGACCACCGGCTACGAGTTCATTTCGGCGCTTGGCCATCTCTTCATCGACGGCGGTGGCCTGCAACAGCTTGGCACCGCCTATGCGAATATCGCCCCGGACATGGCCGATATTGCAGCCGGTCTTCGCGCAGCCAAGCAATTGATGGTGGAACGCAACTTCGAAGGCGAGACGACGCGGCTGGTGAAGATCGTCGATGGCCTTTATCCCGACCTTGAGCGCGCCGGGATTGCGGCAGCTATCCGCGAGTTGTTGATCGCCTTTCCCGTCTATCGCATCTATGGCAGCAAAGGTCGGCTTGACACGCGGGATGGGGACGTGCTCGGCAGGGTCGTTTCCAGCGCGGCAGAAAAGCTTGCCGACCAGCGGGCGATCGACGTCGTGGCAAGGCTCTTGAAAGGTGAGGTACGGGGAGCAGACGCGAAAGAATTCCGCCGCCGCTTCCAGCAGTTGAGCGGACCTGTCATGGCAAAGGCAATGGAGGACACGTTCTTTTATCGCTACAATCGGTTACTTGGCCTAAACGAAGTCGGCGGCGATCCGGCTATGACGCCGGGCGGCGTCGAGACTTTCCATACACTGATGCTTAAGCGCGCGCGGTTTATGCCGCACGGGCTTTCAGCGACATCGACACACGATACCAAGCGCGGCGAGGATGCCCGCGCAAGGCTCTATACCTTGAGCGAAGGAGCAGATGTCTGGGTGCAGGCGGTGGAGCGTTGGCGCGAGATGAACCGCGACCATCTGGTCGAATTGCCGAGCGGCTTGACGCCTGAACCGAACGTCGAATGGATGCTCTATCAGGCGCTTACCGGGATCTGGCCGGAGGATTTCTCAAATGGAGAGGCTGAAGCGCTGACAGGACGCTTCACCGCTTATGCGGAAAAGGCGATCCGTGAAGCAAAGCACGGCACGAGCTGGGATGAGCCTCATGCCGGATACGAGGCGGCGGTTAGAGCTTATGCAACAGCGTTGCTTTCATCGACCAACCTCGCCTTTCACGAGGATTTCGGAACGGTGATGCGGCCGTTCATCGAGGCCGGCTATCTGAACAGCCTGTCGCAGACGCTGATAAAGCTGACAGCACCCGGCATTCCCGATATTTATCAGGGCGCGGAGCTTTTCGATTTAAGCCTCGTCGACCCTGACAACCGCAGGCCTGTCGACATGACGGCCTTGTCTGCCAGCCTCTTGGAAGGAGTGCCGGTCGTAAGTCTGACTGTGCCTGCGCTGAAACAGCGCATCGTCGAAATCGGCCTTCATTTTCGAAAGCGGCAACCGGAGCTTTTTGCGAAAGGCGCCTACGTTCCGCTTAAGGTGTCCGGCAGCCGCAAGGATCATGTCGTTGCCTTTGCGCGAGAGTTGAACGGAACCTACGCGATGACCGTCGTTCCACGGTTGATGCTCGGCTGGCTGGATCCAGGCGTTCTGTTCGCCGGGCCGGAATTCTGGAACGATACGATGATCCAGGTGCCTGCCTCCTTCGATGGCCTCCGCTGCGATCTCTTGACCGGTAGGATGCTCGAGCCGGGAGGCGAGCTGTCGCTTTCGGCGCTACTCGGCAGCCAGCCTGTGGCTCTCATCGAGCCTTGGGAGGCCGATATCGAAGAGCATGAAATTATCACTTGACCTTCCAGTTGCTGGAAGGTGCATAAGCCTATCCACTGCCCGTCGGGACAAAGGAGAAGCCTATGAATACGCACGATCACCACCATCACGGCACCAGCAGTTGTTCCTGCGGGCACGGTAGCGCCGACACTGGCGGGGCCATATTTGCCCGCGATCCCGTCTGCGGCATGATGGTAGATCCGGATGCGGACAAGCCGACTCACAATTACCAGGGCCACACCTATCATTTCTGCTCCGACGGTTGCCGTAAGAAATTCGAAGCCAATCCGCAGGATTATCTCACGGCCAAGGATCCGGTTTGCGGCATGTCCGTCGATCGCGCGACCGCGCTGCATTTCCTGAAGTACAACGGCGAGAAATTCTACTTCTGCTCGGCGGGATGCAAGGCAAAGTTCGAGGCCGATCCGGAAACCTATCGCCACGGAAAACGGCTGGCACAAAAGCCTATGCCGAAGGGTACGCAATATACCTGCCCGATGCATCCGGAAGTCGTCAGCGATCATCCGGGCGACTGCCCGAAATGCGGCATGGCGTTGGAACCGATGGGTGTTCCGCCGGCAGACGAGGGCCCGAACCCGGAGCTTGCCGATTTCACGCGGAGGCTCTGGATAAGCGCCGCTTTGGCCATTCCGCTACTCGTTCTCGGCATGGGTCCGATGATCGGACTGCCGTTGCGCGATGCGATCGGCGAGCCACTGGCAAGCTGGATCGAACTTTTGCTCGCAACCCCTGTCGTGCTTTGGGCTGCCCTGCCCTTCTTTCGCCGGGCTTGGAACTCATTCCTCAACCGCAGCCCGAACATGTGGACGCTGATTGGCCTCGGCGTGGGCACCGCTTATGTCTACAGCGTGGTCGCTGTGCTTGCGCCCGGCCTTTTCCCCATGAGCTTCCGGGGGCATGGCGAGACTGCGCCCGTCTATTTCGAGGCGGCGTCCGTAATCGTGGCGCTCGTCTTCGTCGGCCAGGTGCTGGAATTGAAGGCGCGCGAGCGGACGGGCTCGGCCATACGGGCCTTGCTCGACCTTGCGCCGAAGACGGCACGCCGCATCGATGCAGACGGCAGCGAAACGGATATCGAGGTGGACGAGATCGCGAGCGGCGACCTGCTGCGGGTGCGGCCAGGCGAACGCGTTCCAGTCGACGGGTCGGTCATCGATGGGCAATCGACCATCGATGAATCCATGATTACCGGCGAACCGCTACCGGTCGAAAAGACGAAGGGCGATGCCGTCACCGGCGGGACGATCAACCGGAACGGCACTTTCGTGATGACGGCAGAGCGCGTAGGTGCGGAAACAACCTTGTCGCGCATCGTTGACATGGTCGCCAAGGCACAGCGGTCGCGGGCGCCGATCCAGGCCGCGGTTGACCGGGTTTCGGCCTTCTTCGTGCCTGCCGTTGTTGTAACGGCGATCGTCGCCTTCATCGCCTGGGCAATTTTCGGGCCGGTGCCGCCGATGGCACATGGCCTGCTTGCCGCGGTTGCCGTGCTCATCATCGCTTGCCCCTGCGCACTTGGCCTTGCAACCCCGATGTCGATCATGATCGCCACCGGGCGTGGCGCGCAGGAGGGCGTGCTGATCAAGGATGCCGAAGCGCTGGAACGTTTTTCGAAGGTCGATACGCTGATCGTCGATAAGACCGGCACTTTGACGGAAGGCAAGCCCCGCCTTACGGACGTCGTCCCGGTTGGCGGCACAGATGAAAAGAAGTTGCTCCTATTGGCGGCAAGTCTGGAACGCGGGTCAGAACATCCGCTTGCCGAGGCAATTGTCGCCGGTGCGGAAGAGCGCAAGATCAAGCCGATTGATGTCACGGGCTTCGAGGCTATCACCGGCAAAGGCGTGAAAGGCGATGTGGACAACACTGCCGTAGCGCTCGGCAATGCCGCGATGATGAACGATCTCGGCATTGATACCGCGCCGCTTGCCGAAAAGACCCGCGCCCTGCGCGACGAGGGCAAGACCGTGATGTTCGTCGTCATCGACGGCAGTCTTGCGGGTTTCGTTGCGGTTGCCGACCGGATCAAGGCGACGACCGCTGAGGCGATCCGCGCGCTGCACGAAAGCGGGCTGCGCATCATCATGGCGACTGGCGACAATGAGCGCACGGCAAACGCCGTCGCAAAAAGTCTCGGGATCGATGAGGTGCGCGCCGACGTTTTGCCGGAAGACAAGAAGGCGCTGATCGACGAACTGCATGCAAAGGGTGCGGTCGTTGCAATGGCCGGCGACGGCGTGAACGACGCTCCGGCACTTGCCGCCGCAGATGTCGGCATCGCCATGGGAACGGGGGCGGATGTGGCGATGGAAAGTGCCGGCATTACCTTGGTGAAGGGTGACCTCAACGGGATCGTGCGCGCCCGGCGGCTGGCGGAGGCGACGATGCGCAACATCCGCCAGAATCTCGGCTTCGCTTTCGGCTACAATGCTCTCGGTGTGCCGGTCGCCGCAGGCGTGCTCTACCCGGTCTTCGGCCTGCTGCTTTCGCCGATGATTGCGGCAGCGGCCATGAGCCTATCGTCTGTCTCCGTCATCGGCAACGCGCTGAGGCTGAGGCTCCAGAAACTCTGAAAGGACAAAAGAATGAACATCGGCGAAGCATCGGACCGCTCCGGTCTGCCACCCAAGACCATCCGCTACTACGAGGATATCGGTTTGATCCGCCCCGGAAGGGGCGGAAATGGCTATCGCGACTATGAGGCCACCGATGTTCACAAGTTGCGTTTCCTCCAGCGTTCCCGCGGGCTCGGCTTTTCTGTCGAGGAATGCCGGCAACTGCTGGCGCTTTACGAGGACAAAAGCCGGGCAAGCGCCGACGTGAAGGAGATCGCACAAGGCAAGCTCCATGAGATCGACCGGAAGATCCGGGAGATGTTGGAATTGCGGCGCACGCTGGAGCATCTTGTGCATGCCTGCCACGGCAACGACCGGCCAGACTGCCCGATACTGGAGGAGTTGTCGGATGGCAAAAACGTCTAGAAATCAGGGCCAATTGTTTTGAGATCGGTCAGCGTAAAACCGGCGTCCTTCGTTAGGATCGGCATCTTGCCCGCCTTTGCCGCCGCATAGTGAAAGCAATCTGCCAGATTGAGCGCACTGTTGCGACTAGCATCCGGATAACGATGGCGTCCATATTTTTCGAAGGCGCTTAGGGCAATGGTATTTTCAGTAAGCGTTATCGATACGACTGCAATCTCTGCAAGCCGCAGAAACTCCTGGACCTTTGCCTCGGCTTCAGCCATCGGAATCTGTTTCTTGCGATAGATAGCGGCTGCCGCCTCCCATACGGCAAGGACGGAAGTGACAAGCTCACCTCGAGGAACCTCATCGAGGGCTCTCGCAAAACTGTCCCATTTCTGCTCCTGCAAGAGCAGCGCGATGATGACCGACGCGTCGACGAACATCAGTATTCGCCGCTGAGATCGTCGAAGAATTTCTTATCGAGAACGACGTCGCTATCTCTGTAGGATGCGATCTTTTCTTGCAGCGGCCTTAACCGCTCACGAAAAGGCAGCTTTTCGTCTGTGCGGCGAAGCTCGTTTTCAAGCGCGAGCCGCACGGCCTCGGTCTTGTTGATGCGCTTCTTCGCAGCCAGCTGTTCAGCCAGCTGGTTCACAGTCTCGCTTCTTATATTGAGAGGCATGGCGCACGCTCCTGTGTAGACAATTTATAGATAGCGTCTACACAGATCAGAAGCAAGAACTTCATCAGCTTAAATATTTTGAAAAAAGCAGGAATAAAACATCATCGGCAATCGTATACTCAACCATGGAACGGAAAGAACGGCCCTTCGACGTCATCGGGCAGCTCGCGGCGCTCAGGCGCTATGCGCGTGCGCTGGTGCGCAATTCGGATGACGCTGAAGACCTTGTGCATGATGCGCTCGTGCGCGCCTTCGAGAAGCGGCAGAGCTTCCGGCGTGCCGGCAACCTGCGCACCTGGCTGCTTTCCATTTTGCACAACGCCCATATCGATCGGGTTCGTCAGAACCGGTCCGTAGCGCGCCGGCACGATGAAGCGGCTCTTGAGACGGACTCGTCGCTGCCGGCGGGACAGGAACATGCGGTGCGTCTTCAGCAGGTCCGTGACGCTTTCTTCGACCTGCCGGAAGAACAGCGCGAGGCACTGCATCTCGTTGCGATCGAGGATCTTTCCTATCAGGAAGCTGCAGCCTCGCTCGGCATCCCGGTCGGAACGCTGATGTCGCGGGTTTCACGCGCCCGCGCGCAGCTTCGCGAATTCGAGGCAGCAACGCCCCGCGCCTCGCACCTGAGGTTAATCGGAAGGAACGGCAATGAAAGCAGTTGATCCGATCATCGATACCGATCTCGACGCCTATGTGGATGGCGAGCTGGACGTGGCGCGTCGCATTCAGGTGGAATCCTATCTTTCCGAGAACCCGGCGATTGCTGCAAAGGTAATGGCCGATCTCAGCATGAAGGGCGAGCTGCGCCTGGCGCTTGCCGGCGAAAATGCCTTCGGCCGGATCGAGACTCGGGATGCCGCACGGCGTCTGGAGCGTGGTCTCTCTTACGGCCGTATCTTGCATGCGGTTCAGCGGGCCGCTGCCGTCAGCGTGCTCGTGATGGCAGGTTGGGTGGCACATACCTCCTTTGGCGCCTTTACGGCGACGGAGGTTGTCGCGTCCGTTCCAGCTCCGCCCTATGTCGAGGATGCGGTGCAGGCCTACCAGACGGCCAAACTTCGCGAAACGATGCCTTCGCAGACGGCTGCAAAATATAATCCTGACGAGATTCGCGCGGATACCGCGATCGTGATGCCGGAACTGCCGAAGGAGTGGGAGGTTTCCGATGTCCAGATTTTTCGGTCCGAATTCGGCCCGAGCGTCGAAATGGCAATCCGGGAACCGGACGGCAAGCGGCTTTCGCTTTTTGCCGTCCGGCCGGGCGCTTTTGCCGTTCAGCCGGTCAGCCATCTGGCGCTCGACAATGCCGAGGCCGCTTACTGGCAGATCGGCGAGGTCGCCTATGCACTGATCGCCAGCGACAGGGATCTTGAACTCGATCGGGCTGCCGAGGGGCTCGCCCGTTCGCTCTACTAGTTTGAACCAGAGGAGATCAAAATGAATCCGAACAATCCGCGTTACGGCTACGGCTCTGCCGCCAGCTCGCAGGTTCTCTTCGATGAGGGCCTCCGCAAGCACATGCTGCGCGTTTATAACTACATGGGTCTCGGTCTCGTCATCACCGGGATCGTCGCCTTCATCGTCGGCAGCACGCCGGCCCTTTACGTGCCGATCTTCCAGTCGCCGCTGAAGTGGGTAGTCATGCTGGCGCCGCTAGCCTTCGTCTTCTTCTTCTCGTTCCGCATCCAGACGATGTCGGCAAGTGCCGCGCAAATGACGTTCTGGGCGTTCTGCGCGGTCATGGGTCTATCGCTGGCCTCGGTATTCCTCGTCTTCACTGGCACGAGCATCGCGCGCACGTTCTTCATCGCCGCGACGATGTTCGGCGCGACCAGCCTCTATGGCTACGCGACCAAGCGTGATCTTTCCGGCTTCGGCTCGTTCCTGATCATGGGCCTGATCGGCGTCATCATTGCCAGCATCGTCAACCTCTTCCTGGGTTCGAGCGCGCTGCAGTTCGCCATCTCGGTGATAGGTATCCTCGTCTTCGTCGGCCTGACCGCCTGGGACACGCAGAATATCAAGGAACAGTTTTCGGAAAACCACGATCAGGAATCGAACCAGAAGCTTGCCGTCTTTGGCGCGCTCTCGCTCTACCTGAACTTCGTGAACATCTTCCAGCTCCTGCTCAACTTCACCGGCGAGCGGGAATAAAGACCGCGCTTCTGGGGGCAAAGGAAGCGCAAGAGCGCCCGGTCTGCAATCTGTGACAGGATGGCGAGCCGGGCGTTCACCTTAAAAAGACGGCCGGGCTTGATGTCCGGCCGTCTTTCTTTTGTGTCAGATAATGCCCCAGGCGCGGTAACGTCCGCGGCCGGTGATTTCGCGGATGCCGATCTCGTTCAGCAGATTGAGGGCACCCCGGCTCGTGACCTGCAATTGGCGGGCGACCATCGCCGAGGATACCATGGGGCGCGAAAGGACGAATTCCGCAAGCTGCGGCAGACTGCTGTTTGAGCGGCGATCCCGGAAGCGCAGTTCCATCTGGGTGCGGGCAAGAGATAAGCGATCCATCTCCTTAAGCCCGGTCGCAGCGCTCTCCGTCATGGCGTCCAGAAAAGCGAGCAAGCGAGTCAGGCGATCGCGCGAGCGGCGCTTCTCGTGGCGGATGGACTTCAAACCGGCATAGAAGGCAAAGAGATGCGAGGCGACCTTACCCCGGGACCGCAGATAGCCCGAAACAAGGAGGCCGCCCAGCCAGTGCTGACGTCTGACCGGCTCGGTTCGCTCCCAGGCCTCGAAAAGCACTGCGGCGGCCAAGGCAGGAGGCAACTCGTCGGCAAGCGGAATGAGCGCACGCCAATCGGATAGGCGCTGGGCCTCGTCCCATTCGTCGTCGCCGAAGAGGCCGAGCGGATCGGCGCGCGTCTCCTTCGGCCTTTCTTCCACCGCAGGAGCTCCGCCGAGATGGGTATCCAGTAATCGCTGAGAGCGGGCGAGTACGGCGTCGATCTCGGCAAGTTCCACCGATAGCAGCGCTTCGGCTTCCTCCTCCGCTTCATCGGGCGGCGCTATCGCCCCCTTCACTTCTGTTGCGCGCGCGGTTTCCTCCAGACCGGCGCCGGCAAGCGCATTCAATCCGGCAGCACTAAGCGCCCAAGTGGGGTCGGCCGTCCAGATGCGGCGACGCGCCCGCAGGACAGCATGGGCAATCGTCAGCTCGTGGCTCGGCGTCCGGCTGTCCATATGTGCATCATGCAGCACCAGGTCTTCGACATGTACGAGTTCTCCCGCAACCCAGAGGGCGCTTGCGGCATCGAAAAAGTGGCCGCGTTCGGCAAAACCGTCGCCGACAGGCGAACGGGCTGCTCTCTCATCCAGCCTGGCCAGCATATCTTCCGCCAGCGCGATTGCAGGCAGCAGGCTCTTCAGCATTGCGTTGTCGATTTCGTAGCGCATCTTTTATCGGCCGGAAGTCATCTCAACGTTTACTTCCGCTATTTGCAGCATGATTCGCAATAGACGTGCTGCGAATTCTCAGGAGGCCGGGCTGAAGCGCGCGACGAGCGCATGGCGGTCTCCGGGATAGGTAAAGCGCACATGCGTAACCGATCCGGCGCTGCTCCAGGTGCGACGCTCGATAACGAGGCAGGCTGTCGAACGGGCGATGCCGAGCGCTGCTGCTTCCTCAGCACCGGCCTCAAACGCGTAAATTTTGTGCTCCGCCGCACTCCACGGAACCTGTTTTAAGAGCCAGGCGCCAGGGGCGAGCGCGCTGAAGTCGGCATCGGCCGCTTCCGGGACTGCACTAAGATTGATCAGGCGCTGCTCCAGGCAGAAAGGCCGGGTCCCCGCGAAATGGACGCAAACGATCTCTTTCACGAGACCGCCCGCCGGAAGATCGAGGTTGTCTTCGGCCTTTATTTTGCGGCTCACACTTTTCGTGACCGAATAGGAGTAGGGCAAGTTCAGCGACTGAACTTCCGCCTTGATGTCGTGGATTTCCAGTACGGCCGACTGTGCCTGCGGCTGGGTGACGAAGCTGCCGGACTTCTTGCGGCGCTCGATCAGCCCGGCTTTTGCGAGTTGCGTCAGCACTTTGTTGACGGTCATTCGTGAGCATCCATATTGCATGGCGAGATCGACCTCAAAGGGGATGCGATAACCAGGCTGCCACTCGCCGGAGACGATCCGGCCCTCGATCTCGCTCAAGATGCGCTGATGCAGGGTCGCATCCTTGCTGCCGTTCATAACTCACTCCGCTTCGGGTCCGCTGCTCTAGTTGGAACGCAGCGGCAAGAAAAGACTTAGGCTGCGACCAGCTCGTGCATTGCTGCGAGGAAACGCCGATTGATCGCCTCGCGCTGCCGATGACGGCCGGCTTCGACCTGTTTGCGCCCAAGGGCCCAGACGCAATCGACAGCGACGCCGCCGGCAAAGATCCAGTGGTCGAGGATATGGTCATCGGTGAGATAAGGCACTGTGCCACAATCGAGCGCGACGATATCCGCATAGTTACCTTCAGCGAGACCCCCTGCAGCATCGAGAGCCGCACTGCCGCCCGCAAGTGCATTGTCCAGCAGTGCACGGCCCGTCGAGCTGCCGCTCTTGGCAATTACGTTGCGGGCGCGAAGCGCCAGCCGTTCGGAATATTCGAACTGGCGGAGCTCTCCAGGAAGCGAGATCTGCACATTCGAATCCGACCCGACGCCATATCGTCCGCCCTCTTCGAGGAAAAGCGGCGCCTGAAAGGTGCCGTCGCCGAGATTGGCCTCGGTGATCGGGCAGAGACCGGCGATCGCACCGCTTTTCGCCATGCGCCGGGTTTCATCGTCGGTCATGTGGGTGGCATGGATAAGGCACCAGCGGCGGTCGACGGGCGCATGCTCAAGAAGCCACTCGACGGGTCTTGCGCCTGACCATGCGATGCAATCGTCCACTTCTCTCACCTGTTCGGCGACGTGGATATGGATCGGTCCGCCTTCTGCAAGCGGCAGGAGCGTTGCCATCTCATCGGGTGTGACGGCGCGCAGGCTGTGAGGTGCCATACCAAGCTTTCCGCCTTCCAGCTTTTGCGTGACCGCGCGAGCCCGCTCCATCAATTTGCCGAAGCTCTCGAGCGAATTGATGAAGCGCCGCTGGCCCTCGACGGGCGCTGCACCGCCGAACCCGGAATGCGCGTAAAAGACCGGCAGCAATG
This Rhizobium sullae DNA region includes the following protein-coding sequences:
- a CDS encoding anti-sigma factor family protein, which gives rise to MKAVDPIIDTDLDAYVDGELDVARRIQVESYLSENPAIAAKVMADLSMKGELRLALAGENAFGRIETRDAARRLERGLSYGRILHAVQRAAAVSVLVMAGWVAHTSFGAFTATEVVASVPAPPYVEDAVQAYQTAKLRETMPSQTAAKYNPDEIRADTAIVMPELPKEWEVSDVQIFRSEFGPSVEMAIREPDGKRLSLFAVRPGAFAVQPVSHLALDNAEAAYWQIGEVAYALIASDRDLELDRAAEGLARSLY
- a CDS encoding type II toxin-antitoxin system VapC family toxin, yielding MFVDASVIIALLLQEQKWDSFARALDEVPRGELVTSVLAVWEAAAAIYRKKQIPMAEAEAKVQEFLRLAEIAVVSITLTENTIALSAFEKYGRHRYPDASRNSALNLADCFHYAAAKAGKMPILTKDAGFTLTDLKTIGPDF
- a CDS encoding Bax inhibitor-1/YccA family protein; the encoded protein is MNPNNPRYGYGSAASSQVLFDEGLRKHMLRVYNYMGLGLVITGIVAFIVGSTPALYVPIFQSPLKWVVMLAPLAFVFFFSFRIQTMSASAAQMTFWAFCAVMGLSLASVFLVFTGTSIARTFFIAATMFGATSLYGYATKRDLSGFGSFLIMGLIGVIIASIVNLFLGSSALQFAISVIGILVFVGLTAWDTQNIKEQFSENHDQESNQKLAVFGALSLYLNFVNIFQLLLNFTGERE
- a CDS encoding formimidoylglutamate deiminase; translation: MTTLHAATALLPAGWRSDVRLSLEGGRIAKIEAGAKAEASDERHHLLIPAMPNLHSHAFQRAMAGLGEVRGPANDSFWSWRTVMYRFALSMTPEHVEAVAAQLYMEMLEAGFSRVGEFHYLHHDKDGSPYANIAELAERIGAASKTAGISLTLLPVFYAHSGFGGAAPVEGQRRFINSLESFGKLMERARAVTQKLEGGKLGMAPHSLRAVTPDEMATLLPLAEGGPIHIHVAEQVREVDDCIAWSGARPVEWLLEHAPVDRRWCLIHATHMTDDETRRMAKSGAIAGLCPITEANLGDGTFQAPLFLEEGGRYGVGSDSNVQISLPGELRQFEYSERLALRARNVIAKSGSSTGRALLDNALAGGSAALDAAGGLAEGNYADIVALDCGTVPYLTDDHILDHWIFAGGVAVDCVWALGRKQVEAGRHRQREAINRRFLAAMHELVAA
- the treY gene encoding malto-oligosyltrehalose synthase, translating into MTLPTSTYRIQFRNGMTFDRAIECVPYFKALGISHLYASPIFAATTGSTHGYDVTDANKIDPAIGGRAGFNRLSSALKDAGLGLILDIVPNHMAASTESPWWRSVLKLGQESPYARYFDIDWSERLTLPILGKPFEDTLSDGELRLERDPENGELVLGYCDMLLPLNPGSAELVPASADEPAWLSNDKELIARLHEAQHWRLIHWKEAARHLSYRRFFEVTELVGLRVEDEQVFEDSHRLILELVRSGQVQGLRLDHIDGLADPKHYLQRLRAEAGPETYIVVEKILGRDEKLPASWPIAGTTGYEFISALGHLFIDGGGLQQLGTAYANIAPDMADIAAGLRAAKQLMVERNFEGETTRLVKIVDGLYPDLERAGIAAAIRELLIAFPVYRIYGSKGRLDTRDGDVLGRVVSSAAEKLADQRAIDVVARLLKGEVRGADAKEFRRRFQQLSGPVMAKAMEDTFFYRYNRLLGLNEVGGDPAMTPGGVETFHTLMLKRARFMPHGLSATSTHDTKRGEDARARLYTLSEGADVWVQAVERWREMNRDHLVELPSGLTPEPNVEWMLYQALTGIWPEDFSNGEAEALTGRFTAYAEKAIREAKHGTSWDEPHAGYEAAVRAYATALLSSTNLAFHEDFGTVMRPFIEAGYLNSLSQTLIKLTAPGIPDIYQGAELFDLSLVDPDNRRPVDMTALSASLLEGVPVVSLTVPALKQRIVEIGLHFRKRQPELFAKGAYVPLKVSGSRKDHVVAFARELNGTYAMTVVPRLMLGWLDPGVLFAGPEFWNDTMIQVPASFDGLRCDLLTGRMLEPGGELSLSALLGSQPVALIEPWEADIEEHEIIT
- a CDS encoding RHE_PE00001 family protein, with protein sequence MRYEIDNAMLKSLLPAIALAEDMLARLDERAARSPVGDGFAERGHFFDAASALWVAGELVHVEDLVLHDAHMDSRTPSHELTIAHAVLRARRRIWTADPTWALSAAGLNALAGAGLEETARATEVKGAIAPPDEAEEEAEALLSVELAEIDAVLARSQRLLDTHLGGAPAVEERPKETRADPLGLFGDDEWDEAQRLSDWRALIPLADELPPALAAAVLFEAWERTEPVRRQHWLGGLLVSGYLRSRGKVASHLFAFYAGLKSIRHEKRRSRDRLTRLLAFLDAMTESAATGLKEMDRLSLARTQMELRFRDRRSNSSLPQLAEFVLSRPMVSSAMVARQLQVTSRGALNLLNEIGIREITGRGRYRAWGII
- the cueR gene encoding Cu(I)-responsive transcriptional regulator, whose amino-acid sequence is MNIGEASDRSGLPPKTIRYYEDIGLIRPGRGGNGYRDYEATDVHKLRFLQRSRGLGFSVEECRQLLALYEDKSRASADVKEIAQGKLHEIDRKIREMLELRRTLEHLVHACHGNDRPDCPILEELSDGKNV
- the hutC gene encoding histidine utilization repressor, with the protein product MNGSKDATLHQRILSEIEGRIVSGEWQPGYRIPFEVDLAMQYGCSRMTVNKVLTQLAKAGLIERRKKSGSFVTQPQAQSAVLEIHDIKAEVQSLNLPYSYSVTKSVSRKIKAEDNLDLPAGGLVKEIVCVHFAGTRPFCLEQRLINLSAVPEAADADFSALAPGAWLLKQVPWSAAEHKIYAFEAGAEEAAALGIARSTACLVIERRTWSSAGSVTHVRFTYPGDRHALVARFSPAS
- a CDS encoding type II toxin-antitoxin system VapB family antitoxin translates to MPLNIRSETVNQLAEQLAAKKRINKTEAVRLALENELRRTDEKLPFRERLRPLQEKIASYRDSDVVLDKKFFDDLSGEY
- a CDS encoding heavy metal translocating P-type ATPase, whose protein sequence is MNTHDHHHHGTSSCSCGHGSADTGGAIFARDPVCGMMVDPDADKPTHNYQGHTYHFCSDGCRKKFEANPQDYLTAKDPVCGMSVDRATALHFLKYNGEKFYFCSAGCKAKFEADPETYRHGKRLAQKPMPKGTQYTCPMHPEVVSDHPGDCPKCGMALEPMGVPPADEGPNPELADFTRRLWISAALAIPLLVLGMGPMIGLPLRDAIGEPLASWIELLLATPVVLWAALPFFRRAWNSFLNRSPNMWTLIGLGVGTAYVYSVVAVLAPGLFPMSFRGHGETAPVYFEAASVIVALVFVGQVLELKARERTGSAIRALLDLAPKTARRIDADGSETDIEVDEIASGDLLRVRPGERVPVDGSVIDGQSTIDESMITGEPLPVEKTKGDAVTGGTINRNGTFVMTAERVGAETTLSRIVDMVAKAQRSRAPIQAAVDRVSAFFVPAVVVTAIVAFIAWAIFGPVPPMAHGLLAAVAVLIIACPCALGLATPMSIMIATGRGAQEGVLIKDAEALERFSKVDTLIVDKTGTLTEGKPRLTDVVPVGGTDEKKLLLLAASLERGSEHPLAEAIVAGAEERKIKPIDVTGFEAITGKGVKGDVDNTAVALGNAAMMNDLGIDTAPLAEKTRALRDEGKTVMFVVIDGSLAGFVAVADRIKATTAEAIRALHESGLRIIMATGDNERTANAVAKSLGIDEVRADVLPEDKKALIDELHAKGAVVAMAGDGVNDAPALAAADVGIAMGTGADVAMESAGITLVKGDLNGIVRARRLAEATMRNIRQNLGFAFGYNALGVPVAAGVLYPVFGLLLSPMIAAAAMSLSSVSVIGNALRLRLQKL
- a CDS encoding sigma-70 family RNA polymerase sigma factor, yielding MERKERPFDVIGQLAALRRYARALVRNSDDAEDLVHDALVRAFEKRQSFRRAGNLRTWLLSILHNAHIDRVRQNRSVARRHDEAALETDSSLPAGQEHAVRLQQVRDAFFDLPEEQREALHLVAIEDLSYQEAAASLGIPVGTLMSRVSRARAQLREFEAATPRASHLRLIGRNGNESS